The genomic segment CAGCCCAGACCCGGTGCGGACGAGCGGCTGCTCGGCGACGGTCGCGACGCGGATCTCCGGCACGGCGCGATCATGGGCACGGCGGAGGACCTCGGCGACGTTGAGCGTGTCGTGAAGCAGCGTGAAACCCGAAGCGAAAACGCCATCTGCGACAAGGATTGCGAACAGCATGTCGTAATCGGTACCAGATCGGTCGCGGCTGCGGTAGTCGTCCGGGCCGGCCCTACGTACGGTGAATGAGGCCTAGAGCTATCGAGGAGAACGCACCATGAACACGCCATACGCATTCGTCGCCCGAATCGAAGCCAAGCCGGACAAGGCCGAGGACGTGGCGGCTCTGCTGGCCGGCGCGCTGCCGCTCGCTGAGGCCGAGACGGGCACCGTCGACTGGTACGCCGCGCGGACGTCGCCGACCACGTTCTGGATCTTCGACACGTTCGGCAGTGAGCAGGACCGCACAGCACACGCCGAGGGCGAGATCGTCGCGGCATTGACGGCCAACGCCGAGTTGCTTGCCGTCGCGCCGGAGATCCTTCCCGCTGACGTACTGGCTGCTAAGTGACGGCGAGCGACCCTCGCCACATCCGCCGCGAGAGCCGTCGACCGCTGCACCGGAGTTCACTCTTCGGAAAGCGCATCGCGATCTTCGAGCACTCCGCCCATTCCCAGGGGACGAGCACATGATGCCTTCGGATGTGGTTCCCGTGCGCTCGGGCCTCGCCGATTCGGAGACGATTGGATGAGCACTCATTTCGAGGCGTCGCAATTTGCCGCGATCTCGTTGCGTGTCAACGGGACCCCGCACGATCTCGAGGTCGATACGCGCTCATCGCTGCTCGACGTTCTGCGAGAGCAGCTCGATCTGACCGGCACGAAGAAGGGATGTGACCACG from the Thermoleophilia bacterium SCSIO 60948 genome contains:
- a CDS encoding antibiotic biosynthesis monooxygenase translates to MNTPYAFVARIEAKPDKAEDVAALLAGALPLAEAETGTVDWYAARTSPTTFWIFDTFGSEQDRTAHAEGEIVAALTANAELLAVAPEILPADVLAAK